The segment GGAGGCGGAGATCCACCTTGCCGAGGGGCGGCTTCTGGGCCGCGACGCCGAGCTCCGCGGGCGGCTGCGGGTCTCGACGGTGGACTTCGTGTTCACGGGTTTTCCCGAGGTGTTTTCCAGCTTCATCCAGCGCTATCCGGGAGTGGAGGTGACCCTCGGCGTGACCCATGAGCAGGTCTCGCTCATTCGCCGCGAGGCCGATGTGGCGCTGCGTCTGGACAACAATCCGGCGGATGGCCTGGTGGGCCGCCGCATCGGTCGATTGCAGTTCGAGGCCTACGCCGCGCGTTCACTCGTCGAGCGGGTGGGTCCCGGTGCCACCCTCGCGGACTTCCCGTGGCTCCATTCGGACGAGCGCTCCGACGGGCGTTGGCTCGATGACTGGCTGGCCCGGAACGCACCGGGGGCCAAGGTGTCGCTGCGTTCCGACGACTTCGCGGTCCGCCGGCGCGCGCTCTCGGCCGGCATGGGCGTCACCTTCCTGGCGTGCTTCGACGGCGACGCCGATCCAGGGCTGGTGCGCGTGGGGGCCCGCCTTTCCGACGAGGCGCGCGATCTCTGGGTGCTGACGCTGCCCGAGCTTCGCAACAACAGCCGCATTCGTGCCTTCATGGACCACGTCTACGACGCCTTCCAACCCCATCAACGCGCGCTAGAGGGGGCGCTCACCCCGGCCCCGTGAGCCAGGCCCGCTCTGGGAGTGCCAGGCGGCGGGGTCGATTCCCGCCGCCTCCATCCCGAGAAGCTCAGCAAGGTCAAGGGCAGCTCAGAGCCAGCTCGGGCTCTCGCGGCCGAGGCCCTTCAAGGCCCGCTCCGCCGCCTTCACACCGAACCAGTTGGCCTCCTCGAAGAGCGCCAGTCCTCCCAGGTCCGAGTGCGCGAAATGGAGCTGCTCGCCCAGGCTCTCCTGGGCGGCGAGGCGCTCCGGGCCCCACAGGAAGCCCGGCACGGGGCGCACCATCGCATGCCCCCAGCGCATGACCTCCAGCCGCCGGGCCCGCGAGGCGATGCCGGGATGCGCGGGCATCAAGTCGGCCATCACCAGCCCCTCCCAGTCGCCATAGCTCGCGGAGAGCACCTTCTGGCGCTCGGCCTTCATGTCCAGGCCCGCCATGGGCAGATACCAGGTGAGCACCGTGGGCCCCTGCTCGTCCATGCGCAGCCGCTGGTGCGTGGCCACCACGTAGCCCAGGCTGCGGCTCTCGTAGAGGACGTTGTCCCAGGACAGCGGAAAGCCGCGCGACAGCGGTGCCTCCGACAGCGTCAGGTTGGCCACCACCCACGGCCCATACTGGAAGGCACCGAGCCACTCGGGACGCCGCTCCCGCCAGGGCGCCACCAGGTGCGCGGCCACGAAGCGCGGACACGCCAGCACCACCTGCCGGGCCCGCCACGCCCGGGGCCGTCCCGTGCCCGCCTCCACCGCGTCCACCCGGCAGCCGTCCGGCCCCGGCGTCACCGTGTGCACCAACACGCCCGGCTCCACCTGCCCCGGAGGCAGCGCGGACAGGAGCTGGTGCACCAGGCGGCCATTGCCCTCGGGCCAGCTCAGGAAGCCCTCGCTGCGCTCCCCCTGCCCGTTCTGCCGGGCGGCGAAGTACCAGATGCCCGCCCACGCCGACACGCCCTCCGCCGTGGTGCCGTAGTCATCCCGGCACGCGTAGTCCACCAGCCACTTCAGCCGCGGCGAGCGGAAGCCCTCCGCCTCCAACCAGTGCGCGAAGGAGAGCTTGTCCAACGCCGTCCACTCGGCGTCATCGCTGGAGAGCGCCGTGGGCACCGCGAAGGCCTTGCGCCCACGCCCATCCCGCGCCGCCGCGAAGGCGTTCATCCGTGCCTCGAAGCGCCGCAGCTGCTCCAGGTCCTCGGTGCTGGCCCCCGCGCGCAGGTACAGGCCCTCGTACCACTCGCCCCGGTAGAAGATGCGCTCCTCGGGCTCGCTCACGAGCAGGGTCTCGTCGAAGGTGGGCTGGCCCTGGTCGTCCACGCCCGTCACCGCGTCCATCTCGCGCAGCAGCCGCATCACCGGGCCCGCGTCCACCAGGGGCGCCGGCAGGTAGTGCGCGCCCCACGGGTAGGCGGACACCGCGTTCTTCCCCGAGCGCGACGTGCCGCCCGCCTCCGCGTCCAGCTCCAGCACCCGCACGTCCTTCACGCCCGCGGCCGCCAGCCGCCACGCCGCGCTCAGGCCCGCCACCCCGCCGCCCACCACCAGCACGTCCACCGGCTGGGCCTCGGCCGCGAGCGGGAGCGGGCCCGCGCGCAACCGGTGGCCCGTGTCCACCACCCGGTCCACGAGCGCTCCGGGCACGGGCTCGCGCGGGGCCGTCTTGCGGCACGCGCTGGCCGCCACGGCCGAGCCGAGGAACGCGGCCACCAGCTCCCGCCGCGTCAGTTCCACCGCCGCCACTCCTCCTCGTAGTAGTGGACGAGCACCTGGTTGTTCAGCCGGTTCACCTCCGTGGGCAACGGGCCCATGTCCGGGGGGAACAGGAAGAGCGAGGCGTGGGTCTCCTCGGAGAGGAAGCGCAAGCCCTCCACCAGCGGCCGGCGCGGCGGCGTGCGCTCGTGGGCGACGAGCACGTAGCCCCACTCGCCGAACGAGGGCACCAGGGCGTGGTAGGGCTGGGTCCAGAAGCCCGCCGCCGCGAGCGTGGTGTTCACGCACCAGAAGGAGCGCCGGGCGTAGAGCGGCGAGGTGCTTTGGATGACGGCCACCCCGTCCGGCGCCAGCCGCTTCTTGAGCAGCCGGTAGAAGCCCGTGGTGTACAGCTTGCCCAGCGCGAAGTTGTTCGGATCCGGGAAGTCCACCACGATGACGTCCCAGGGCTCGCCGTGCTCACGCAGGAACTCCATGGCGTCGGTGTTGACGACGTGCATGCGCGGATCCGCGAGCGAGTGCGCGTTGAGCTCGGCCAGCTCGCCGTAGCGCGTGGCGAGCCCGGTCATCGCCGGATCCAGGTCCACCAGGGTGAGCGTCTTCACCTCGGGGTACTTGAGGATCTCCCGCGCCGCGAGCCCATCCCCGCCCCCGAGCACCAGCACGCGCTCGAGCTTGCCCGCGCGCACCAGGGCCGGGTGCACCAGCGCCTCGTGGTAGCGGTACTCGTCCACGCTGGCGAACTGGAGGTTGCCGTTGAGGTAGAGCGAGAAGCCCCGCTTGCCGCGCGTGAGGACGATGCGCTGGTAGGGCGAACTCGACGCGTGCACCACCTCGTCCGTGAAGAGGTGCTCCTCGGAGAAGTTGCTCAACCGGTCGCCCAGGACGAGCCCCACCATGAGCAGCAGGCTGAGCCCCACCGCCTTGACGCGCAGCCTTCCCGGGTGGGCGAGCACCGGCGCCAACAGCCACGTGCTCCACAGGCCCACCAGGGCGTTGAGCAGCCCGAAGAGCAGCGACGTGCGCACCAGGCCCAGCCTCGGCACGAACAGCAGGGGGAAGCTGATGCTCGCGGCGAGCGCGCCCAGGTAGTCGAACGTCAGCACCCGGCTGACCAGGTCCTTGAAGGCGAGCTGGTCCTTGAGCAGGCGCAAGAGCAGGGGGATTTCCAGGCCCACCAGGGTGCCGATGAGCAGCACGCTGCCGTAGAGCACCACGCGGAACACGTCCGTGAGCGCGAAGGTGAGGAAGAGCAGCGGCGCGCAGAACCCTCCCACCAGGGCCACGCCCAGCTCCACCTCCACGAAGCGCTGGGCCACGCCCCGATCGATGAAGCCCGACAGCCAGCTGCCGATGCCCATGGCGAACAGGTAGCAGCCAATCACCGTGGAGAACTGGGTGATGGAGTCACCGAGCAGGTAGCTCGCCAGCGCGCCGATGATGAGCTCGTAGATGAGCCCACAGGTGGCGATGACGAGGACGGTGACGAAGAGGAGCGTCTTGTTCACGGTGGAAACGGCCCGCCGCGAGGCGTCAACCCGAGATGGCCGCGGCCACGATGATGGCCAGGCCGATGATGAAGGAGCCCATGACGATGCCGAGCGCGGTGTTCTGGTCGACCTCGAGCTCCTTGTGCACGTCGAACGGCATGATGAAGCGGAACACGTACAGGCCCGCCACGAACACCGCCAGCCCCACCAGCGAGTACACGACGCTCGCCAGCAGGTTGTCCAGGTTCACCAATACGGCCAGCACACCCATCCGCATCACTTCCCTCCCATGAAACCGCCACTGCGGTAGCGCGATCCGCCAACGAAGAAGAAGCCGCCGCCCGAGCCGCGAGAAGAAGACGTCACCGTGCCCCGCTCCGCGCGGGTGAACGGCTCCCAGCCCCGGTACGCCATCAGCGCGTAGAGCACGACGATGATTCCACCGATGAACTTCATGACGCCTCCCTCACTCTCCCGAGCCGGAATCCAGGTTGCTCTCCGCCCAACGTGATGTCTCGAAGCTCGAGGCGCGGAAGACCGCGAACAGGGGCAGCACCCACAACACCACCAGCGCCCAGAAGAACCAGAGCGCGCGCGGGGTATCGCTCACGAGCTTCATCGTATAGCTCTGCCCCTGGGGCGTGCCGTCGAAGAGCGCCTGGGTGCGCAGCACATAGCGTCCGGGAGGCACCGAGGACAGGTGCTCGGTCTCCATCCGGTTTCCCTCGCTCCAGGAGCCATCCGAGTCGCTGCCGGAGTAGTAGCCCACCTCCTCGTAGAAGCCGATGACGTCGCCGCTCTGCTCGTTGACGAGCTCCGCCTGCACGCCCAGCCAGGAGTTGTTCACGGGCGCGGACAGCTCGGCGCGCACGTTGCCGTGCTTGTGGATGTCGAAGGGCTTGCTGAAGTGGATGGCCGAGGGCGTCCCCGAGCGGGCATCCGAATCCAACCGCACGGACTCCTCCAGCACGACCTCGTTGGCGGCGAGCACGTTGAGCACCAGGAAGACGGCGAGCAGGGCCAGGCTCCAGATGCCGGCCCACATCCAGGCGGGGCCGCTCGAGTGGGGATTGGGCTGGCTGGGCGCGATGCCCTGGGGCGCGGGCAGGGGCTCCTTCAGCCCGAAGGCCTCCTGGATGACGCCGGGCACGAGGTACTCGCCGAGCGTGTACGTCACCTCGTTCTCCGTCTCGTCCACGCTCACCGAGTACGGCGGCGCCACGTACTCCGTGGCGTGCGACGTCTCCCCGGCACGCACCTCCCAGTAGAACTCGCCGAGCACCGTCTCGGTGACGGCCTCCACGCTCTGGAAGGCCCGGTAGCGCTGGCCCTCGCGGTGCGCGGCGATGCCCGGAGCCACCGACACGTCGCCCGCGTCCAGGGGCGTGAGGAACACCCAGTGCCCGTTGGACTCCATGAGCCAGGTGAAGCCCCGCTCCCGGTTGAACAGGAGGTACTCCTCCCACGGGTAGCGCACCCCCTCCACCGTGCACGAGCGCACCAGGAAGCCGATGCAGATCCACTCGGTCCCATCCAGCTTCCCCCGCGCGCCCAGGGGAATGCGGGGCCCCGGGTCCGGCTTCTCCAGCAGTTGGAGGAAGGCGAGCTTGCCCTTGCGCACGTCCAGGAGCGCGCCGCAGTAGGGGCACGCCACGCGCTTGGTCTGATCCGGCGCGCGCAGCTCCAGGGGACCGTTGCACTGGGTGCAGCGCGCCTGCTGCAGCGCGACCTTCTTCACCCGGGGCCGGAGCTGATCCGGCGCGATGCCCAGCTCCGTGAGCTTCAGCTTCTTGCCGACATAGACCTCGGGGTCCGTCGACCACGTCCCGAAGTCCAGTGTCACGAAGACGCCCTTGGGCCCCGTGGCGTCCACGTAGTGGCTGTCCGCGCTGGGGTCCACGTCGTCGGGCAACTGGCCCTCGGCGGCCACCACGCGGCCATGCCCCCGCTCCTCCACCACGAGCCGGTGCCCCGCCAGGCTGAAGCGGTGGCCGGGCGGGAAGTCCTCGAGCGCCAGGCCCGGCTCGCTTCCGGAGGCGATGAGCAGGTGGAAGGCGCCCTCGGACTCGGAGAGCCAACCCGTGCGCCCGTCGTCGAACTCCACGTACCACTCGTCCCACGGGCCCGCGCCATGGTCCTTCTGCAGGTGCCCCACCAGCCGGTACGCGTCGCGCCCCAGCCGGCCCTCCGCGCCGAGCCGCAAGGGCGAGTCGGTCTCGACGATGGCGCCCACCTTGCCGTGGGCCTCGAGGGACGCGCCCTGGCGCGCCACCACCGTCTGGCAATGGCCACACACCACCACCTGCGCCGTGCCCGCGGAGAACTCCACCGCCGCCCCACACGAGGGACATGTCCCCTGCGTCACGTCTCCACCTCCCGGCGCAACTCCCGCACGCGGCAGGAGACCGCCCCCAGGTGGCGCATCGTCAGATCCTCGAAGTCCGGGCACAGCCGCGGCCGGCAGCAATAGACGTTGAGCGCGGCGAAGCCGTGCTCGGGGAAGGTGTGGATGGTCAGGTGGCTCTCCGCGAGCAGCGTGAGGCCGGTGATGCCCCCGGGCTCTGGAAACACGTGCCACTGCGGCTGTCCCATCACCTTCAGCTCCAGCAGCACGATGAGTTCCTCGAACAGGGCCTCGAGTCCTCGCGCGTCCTTCAGGCGCTCGGGCACGCACCCGCTCACGTCCACCAGCCATTCCTGTCCGGTCGTCAGGGCATTCCTCCCCTTGCAGCCCCTACCTTCTACCACGGTGTCCTCCCCTGGGGAGGGGGCGGAAGAAACGCGGAGCCCGGCCCTGGTACACTGCTCGTGCGCATGGCCCCGAAGGATCTGCTCCCCCCGACCCCGCCCCCCACCGTTCTTCCCACCCAGGAGCCCGTGCCGAAAAACGTGCCCGCGCCGAGCGCGGTGGCGCGGCTCTTGCGTTCCCTGCGCGCCCTGCCGGAGGCCCGTCACGACACCCCGGCGGGTGGCAGCACGGGCCTCGCCGGCTGGTTCAAGGCCGAGACGGCCCCGCCCACGGACATCACCGCGCGCTTCCACGAGGTCCATGCCCGGGTGCGTCAGGACGAGCGCGTGCTGCCCGACGAGGCGAAACGCCACCTGTACCTGCTGGTCAAGGGGATGCTCGGCGACGAGCTGCCCGGCTATCTCGAGGACAACCAGCTGCGGCTGGAGCAGCGGGGGCTGGAGACGCGCGAGGTGGCGGTGGACACCGAGGGGCGGCTCGTGGACAACGTGGCGGTGGTGCGCGAGGCGCTGCTGGACGCCCTCCACTTCGGCCGCACGGTGGTGCTGGTGGGCCACAGCAAGGGTGGCGTGGAGGCGATGAGCACGCTCGCGCTCTACCCGGAGCTGCGTCGGCACGTGCGCGCGGTGGTGGCGATGCAGCCGCCCTATGGCGGCTCGGTCATCGCCAATGATCTGGTGTCGACGCCCGCGCTGCGGCAGATGCTGGACGTGACCTTCCCCTCGCTCTTCCAGGGGGACGCGGCCTCGGTGGAGGACCTGTCCTACGCGCGGCGGATGGAGTTCGTGCGCCAGCACCCCTACCCCCTGGACATCCCCACCGTGGCGCTGGCCACCTCGCGGCTGTCGCGGCGCTCGTTGATGCGGCCCCTGTGCAGCTATGTCCAGGAGCGCTACGGCTGGGCCTGTGACGGACTGGTGGCGGCGCTGGACGCGGAGGTGCCCGGTTCACGCGTGGTGCGGCTGGCGGACATGGACCACGCCGAAGCCGCACTCACAGGCCTACCCGGCTTCGCCAACTACTTCCCCGGCTCGCTTACCGAGACGTTGATCGCCCTGGCGCTCGACTCCCGCGTCCAGGGGACCTAGAAGGCGCCGCTTCGTATGAGTCAGGGCAAGCCCGTCGAGACAGGTGTATCCACCAGCGGCGAGCCAGCCCCGTCCGAGACCGCTCCCGCGGACGCGCTTCTCCTCACGGGCGTGTCCGTGCGCGAGCAGGAGTCCTCCGGCATCGGAGAGGCGCCCACTCTGCGGGCGACCTCTCCAGCGGGTCTGGAGCAGCCCCCTCCCGGCCACCTGCTGCCCGTGGTGGACCCCGCGCACTACGCGCTCGTGGGGGAGCTCGCGCACGGCGGCATCGGCCGCATCCTGCGCGCGAGGGATCTGCGGCTCGGCCGGCCGGTGGCCATCAAGCAGATGCTGTCGCCCTCCCGGGGGGCCGAGTCGCGCTTCATGACCGAGGCGTTCGTCACCGCGCGGCTACAGCACCCCGCGATCGTGCCGGTGTACGAGGCGGGACGCTGGCCGAACGGCGAGCTCTTCTATTCGATGAAGCTCGTCTCCGGGCGCTCGCTGGCGGACGTGCTCGCCGAGCGCACGACGCTGGAGGAGCGACTGGCCCTGCTGCCCCACGTGCTGGCGGTGGCCGAGGCCATGGCCTACGCCCACTCCGAGCGCATCATCCACCGCGACCTCAAGCCGGCCAACATCCTGGTGGGAGGGTTCGGCGAGACGGTGGTCATCGACTGGGGCCTGGCCAAGGATCTCTCGCGCGCGGAGAACGCCACGCTCTCCCAGGCGCTCGTTCCCGAGGGCTCCTCGCCAGACGACGGCCTGACCCGGGTGGGCACGGTGATGGGGACGCCCGCGTACATGCCGCCGGAGCAGGCCGCGGGCCAGTCGGTGGACGAGCGCGCCGACGTCTACGCCCTGGGCGCAATCCTCTACCACCTGCTCGCGGGCACCCGTCCGTATGAGGGGAACACGTCGGATCAGGTGCTGGCGAAGGTGGTGAGCGGCCCCCCCCGGCCCCTGGCCCACCTGCAGGAGGGCATCCCGAGGGATCTGCTGGCCATCGTGAGCAAGGCGATGGCGCGCCATCCCGACGAGCGCTACGCCACGGCGCGCGAGATGGCGGAGGATCTGCGGCGCTTCCAGACGGGACAGATCGTCGGGGCGTACGAGTACTCGCGGATGGAGTTGCTGCGCCGTTTCGTGCGGCGCCACCGGGCCGCGCTGATGGTCACGGCGGTGGCCCTGTTGCTGCTCGCCACCCTGGGCGGGGAGAGCATCCGCCGGATTTCCGACCAGCGGGATGCCGCCCAGAAAGCCCGGCAGCAGGCGCAGGACCGCACCAATGAACTCCTGCTGACCAAGGCGCGTGATGACGCGGCGGATGCGCCCAACGAGGCCATCGAATCGCTGCGGGAACTCCCGTCCGGCTTCGAGAAGTGGTCCGCGGCGCGCACGATCGCCGCGGATGCCCAGGCCCATGGGTTCGCCACCGTGCTGCGCGATCATACCCAGCACATCAACGACATCGCCTTCATGGACGATGGCCAAACGCTCGTCTCCGCCAGCGACGACTCCACGTTGCGTGTGTGGGATCTCGAGCAGGGTGAGCAACTGCGCAAGCTGGAAGGTCACGAAGACGAGGTCTGGCGCGTCCGGATACTCCCGGGAGACCGGGGCTTCATCTCCAGCGACAAGCAGGGGCTCCTGCGCAAGTGGACTCCCACCTCCGAGAAGTCCACTGTCTTCGCGTCCCTGGGGAGTCCCGTGTCGGCGCTCACCGTGGGCTGTGGGGGCCGGTGCCTGCTCGCCGCCACCCAGACGGATGACGTCCTCCATCAATGGGACTTGTCCACGGGAGAGGCCCGTACGTTCCACACGGGCGTGCAGGGCATCGAGGAGCTGTTGGTGTCACCGCTCGGCCCCTGGGTGTTCGTGCGAGGCCACCGCAACGCGGCCTCGGCCCTGGGAAACCTGGAGCAGGGCACCTTCCAGGTGTTGAAGCAGACCCGGCCCACCGCCGGGGGGTTCTGCCCGGATGGCCGTCTCTTCACGGTGGACGCCCAGGGGGAACTCCACGCCTGGAAGCCAGGAACGCCCGAGGGACGTCTGCTCACGCGCAACCTGGGCATCGGCACGGCGCTCACCTTCGTGCCGGGCACGGCCTGGGTGGTGATCGGTACCCAGGAGGGAGTGATCCGGCTGTGGAACTTCGACACGGGTCAGCTGCGGGAACTCCACCATCACCAGGGGCTCGTCAACAGCCTGGACGTCACCTCGGATGGCCGCTATCTCGCCTCGGCCAGCGCCGATCGGACCGCGGCGCTCTGGGAACTCGCGACCGGGGAGCCCCGCGTGCTCCGAGGGCCCCGTCAACAAGCCCACCTCGTCCTGTTCTCGCCGGATGACCGGCGGCTGGCCGTGGCCAGCTACACCGGGCAGCTGCGCTCCTTCTCCCTGGAGACGAAGCTCCACCACGTGCTCTCGGCCGGTGCCGCCCCTCAAGTGTCGTTGGTGCTCTCCTCCAACGGCCAACGGCTGGCCACGATGTCCGAGCAAGGCGTCCTGCGGCTCCTCGATGCCCACTCGGGCAGGACCATCCAGGAGGTGCCCGGCTTCGCCCCGGAGGCGATGGGCTTCTCCCCGGATGGCCAGTGGCTGGCCGCGGGTGGACCCGATGGACGGGTCCACCTGTACTCCTCCGACACCGGAAACGAGCGGCACCTGCTGTCGGGGCATGAGGCCCCCGTCACGGCCGTCACCTTCTCCGGGAAGGAGCAGCAGCTCGCCTCGGCGGACGAGCACGGAGAGGTGTGGCTGTGGGAGCCTGGCTCTGGTCAGGGACACCGTCTCGGAACACACGGGGCCAAGG is part of the Cystobacter fuscus DSM 2262 genome and harbors:
- a CDS encoding DUF350 domain-containing protein, with translation MGVLAVLVNLDNLLASVVYSLVGLAVFVAGLYVFRFIMPFDVHKELEVDQNTALGIVMGSFIIGLAIIVAAAISG
- a CDS encoding LysR family transcriptional regulator, with product MDWDDLRYVLAIHREKTLSGAAATLGVSRTTVGRRLKEAEDRLGVRLFDRTEEGFAATAAGDELAETAVRLEAEIHLAEGRLLGRDAELRGRLRVSTVDFVFTGFPEVFSSFIQRYPGVEVTLGVTHEQVSLIRREADVALRLDNNPADGLVGRRIGRLQFEAYAARSLVERVGPGATLADFPWLHSDERSDGRWLDDWLARNAPGAKVSLRSDDFAVRRRALSAGMGVTFLACFDGDADPGLVRVGARLSDEARDLWVLTLPELRNNSRIRAFMDHVYDAFQPHQRALEGALTPAP
- a CDS encoding DUF4178 domain-containing protein; this encodes MTQGTCPSCGAAVEFSAGTAQVVVCGHCQTVVARQGASLEAHGKVGAIVETDSPLRLGAEGRLGRDAYRLVGHLQKDHGAGPWDEWYVEFDDGRTGWLSESEGAFHLLIASGSEPGLALEDFPPGHRFSLAGHRLVVEERGHGRVVAAEGQLPDDVDPSADSHYVDATGPKGVFVTLDFGTWSTDPEVYVGKKLKLTELGIAPDQLRPRVKKVALQQARCTQCNGPLELRAPDQTKRVACPYCGALLDVRKGKLAFLQLLEKPDPGPRIPLGARGKLDGTEWICIGFLVRSCTVEGVRYPWEEYLLFNRERGFTWLMESNGHWVFLTPLDAGDVSVAPGIAAHREGQRYRAFQSVEAVTETVLGEFYWEVRAGETSHATEYVAPPYSVSVDETENEVTYTLGEYLVPGVIQEAFGLKEPLPAPQGIAPSQPNPHSSGPAWMWAGIWSLALLAVFLVLNVLAANEVVLEESVRLDSDARSGTPSAIHFSKPFDIHKHGNVRAELSAPVNNSWLGVQAELVNEQSGDVIGFYEEVGYYSGSDSDGSWSEGNRMETEHLSSVPPGRYVLRTQALFDGTPQGQSYTMKLVSDTPRALWFFWALVVLWVLPLFAVFRASSFETSRWAESNLDSGSGE
- a CDS encoding FAD-dependent oxidoreductase yields the protein MELTRRELVAAFLGSAVAASACRKTAPREPVPGALVDRVVDTGHRLRAGPLPLAAEAQPVDVLVVGGGVAGLSAAWRLAAAGVKDVRVLELDAEAGGTSRSGKNAVSAYPWGAHYLPAPLVDAGPVMRLLREMDAVTGVDDQGQPTFDETLLVSEPEERIFYRGEWYEGLYLRAGASTEDLEQLRRFEARMNAFAAARDGRGRKAFAVPTALSSDDAEWTALDKLSFAHWLEAEGFRSPRLKWLVDYACRDDYGTTAEGVSAWAGIWYFAARQNGQGERSEGFLSWPEGNGRLVHQLLSALPPGQVEPGVLVHTVTPGPDGCRVDAVEAGTGRPRAWRARQVVLACPRFVAAHLVAPWRERRPEWLGAFQYGPWVVANLTLSEAPLSRGFPLSWDNVLYESRSLGYVVATHQRLRMDEQGPTVLTWYLPMAGLDMKAERQKVLSASYGDWEGLVMADLMPAHPGIASRARRLEVMRWGHAMVRPVPGFLWGPERLAAQESLGEQLHFAHSDLGGLALFEEANWFGVKAAERALKGLGRESPSWL
- a CDS encoding alpha/beta hydrolase; this translates as MPKNVPAPSAVARLLRSLRALPEARHDTPAGGSTGLAGWFKAETAPPTDITARFHEVHARVRQDERVLPDEAKRHLYLLVKGMLGDELPGYLEDNQLRLEQRGLETREVAVDTEGRLVDNVAVVREALLDALHFGRTVVLVGHSKGGVEAMSTLALYPELRRHVRAVVAMQPPYGGSVIANDLVSTPALRQMLDVTFPSLFQGDAASVEDLSYARRMEFVRQHPYPLDIPTVALATSRLSRRSLMRPLCSYVQERYGWACDGLVAALDAEVPGSRVVRLADMDHAEAALTGLPGFANYFPGSLTETLIALALDSRVQGT
- the speD gene encoding S-adenosylmethionine decarboxylase; amino-acid sequence: MVEGRGCKGRNALTTGQEWLVDVSGCVPERLKDARGLEALFEELIVLLELKVMGQPQWHVFPEPGGITGLTLLAESHLTIHTFPEHGFAALNVYCCRPRLCPDFEDLTMRHLGAVSCRVRELRREVET
- a CDS encoding polyamine aminopropyltransferase, which codes for MNKTLLFVTVLVIATCGLIYELIIGALASYLLGDSITQFSTVIGCYLFAMGIGSWLSGFIDRGVAQRFVEVELGVALVGGFCAPLLFLTFALTDVFRVVLYGSVLLIGTLVGLEIPLLLRLLKDQLAFKDLVSRVLTFDYLGALAASISFPLLFVPRLGLVRTSLLFGLLNALVGLWSTWLLAPVLAHPGRLRVKAVGLSLLLMVGLVLGDRLSNFSEEHLFTDEVVHASSSPYQRIVLTRGKRGFSLYLNGNLQFASVDEYRYHEALVHPALVRAGKLERVLVLGGGDGLAAREILKYPEVKTLTLVDLDPAMTGLATRYGELAELNAHSLADPRMHVVNTDAMEFLREHGEPWDVIVVDFPDPNNFALGKLYTTGFYRLLKKRLAPDGVAVIQSTSPLYARRSFWCVNTTLAAAGFWTQPYHALVPSFGEWGYVLVAHERTPPRRPLVEGLRFLSEETHASLFLFPPDMGPLPTEVNRLNNQVLVHYYEEEWRRWN
- a CDS encoding WD40 repeat domain-containing serine/threonine protein kinase, which translates into the protein MSQGKPVETGVSTSGEPAPSETAPADALLLTGVSVREQESSGIGEAPTLRATSPAGLEQPPPGHLLPVVDPAHYALVGELAHGGIGRILRARDLRLGRPVAIKQMLSPSRGAESRFMTEAFVTARLQHPAIVPVYEAGRWPNGELFYSMKLVSGRSLADVLAERTTLEERLALLPHVLAVAEAMAYAHSERIIHRDLKPANILVGGFGETVVIDWGLAKDLSRAENATLSQALVPEGSSPDDGLTRVGTVMGTPAYMPPEQAAGQSVDERADVYALGAILYHLLAGTRPYEGNTSDQVLAKVVSGPPRPLAHLQEGIPRDLLAIVSKAMARHPDERYATAREMAEDLRRFQTGQIVGAYEYSRMELLRRFVRRHRAALMVTAVALLLLATLGGESIRRISDQRDAAQKARQQAQDRTNELLLTKARDDAADAPNEAIESLRELPSGFEKWSAARTIAADAQAHGFATVLRDHTQHINDIAFMDDGQTLVSASDDSTLRVWDLEQGEQLRKLEGHEDEVWRVRILPGDRGFISSDKQGLLRKWTPTSEKSTVFASLGSPVSALTVGCGGRCLLAATQTDDVLHQWDLSTGEARTFHTGVQGIEELLVSPLGPWVFVRGHRNAASALGNLEQGTFQVLKQTRPTAGGFCPDGRLFTVDAQGELHAWKPGTPEGRLLTRNLGIGTALTFVPGTAWVVIGTQEGVIRLWNFDTGQLRELHHHQGLVNSLDVTSDGRYLASASADRTAALWELATGEPRVLRGPRQQAHLVLFSPDDRRLAVASYTGQLRSFSLETKLHHVLSAGAAPQVSLVLSSNGQRLATMSEQGVLRLLDAHSGRTIQEVPGFAPEAMGFSPDGQWLAAGGPDGRVHLYSSDTGNERHLLSGHEAPVTAVTFSGKEQQLASADEHGEVWLWEPGSGQGHRLGTHGAKVWQLAFSPKGEHLASAGDNGEARLWTVDTGEFRSLPLPGRKSAVRAVAFSPEGDRLVMGGMDQLVFWDLRSGESHLQDTKKGDVLELRYSPGGDVVASRNLRDGNVMLWDGRTRESRNLPRGHQGDVLGIAFSPDGTRLASASLDKTVRLWDLATGESRALRGHTGSVGAVAFFPDGKTLVSTGQDGTLRLWPDNLPLEPEALREWMNGFTEDRPSPENSWP